A window from Citrus sinensis cultivar Valencia sweet orange chromosome 5, DVS_A1.0, whole genome shotgun sequence encodes these proteins:
- the LOC127902663 gene encoding importin subunit alpha-1a-like isoform X1, translating to MEECPVLEELIVVDNQEERKHNIVMFPQLQYLKMSDLKKFKSFCTGDLDILEFPSLKKLRISGCPEFMVRYEKTTNILTERVFPNLEQLKVDANKYLFFEDLLCKLKYLFVKLVDEPTILSLDDFLQRFHTMKVLQIEGYDFGAWLPKKKVENGMGVIVREGYDCYHLEHILKEESSVTNNLVFLRVHWCDNLVNLVPSSTSFQNLTNLVVSCCERLKIVLTSSIAKTLVRLTYMKIESCDRITEIVLVDDVVAQDEVITFRELKELTLLYLKSLTSFCSGNCAFNFLSLERLMLDDCPDMKIFSEGKSSTPKLHKVQWLGGACWDWKDDLNTTIQKASLPGMVAGVWSDDSGLQLEATTQFSKLLSIARSPQIDKVIQSGVVQRFVEFLMREDYPQLQYEAAWALSNIASGNSENIKVVIDHGAVPIFVKLLASPSDDVREQAVWALGNVAGDSSGCRDLVLSEGALIPLLAELNNHAKLSMLRIAARTLSNLCKGKPEPPFDQVRPALPALAQLIRSNNEEVLTDACWALSCLSDGTNDNVQAVIEAGVCPRLVELLGHSSSSVLTPALRTIGNIVTGDDFQAQYIINCGALPYLLGLLIHNHGKRIKKDACRTISNIACGNREQIQAVIDSGLIGPTVNLLQNAEFDTKKDAAWAISNATKFGTHEQIKYLVKEGCIKPLCDLLLCADPMIVTVCLEGLENILKVGLAEMNTGTAVGDFNQYAQLVEEAEGLEKIENLRSHDDNGISEKAVEILETYWSSRVIGRGR from the exons ATGGAAGAATGTCCTGTCTTGGAAGAGTTAATAGTCGTggacaaccaagaagaaaggAAGCATAATATTGTAATGTTTCCTCAGTTGCAATATCTGAAGATGTCTGATCTTAAAAAGTTCAAAAGCTTCTGCACTGGAGATCTTGATATTCTTGAATTTccatccttaaaaaaattacggATATCTGGATGTCCTGAATTCATGGTGAGATATGAAAAAACTACTAATATCTTGACAGAAAGG GTATTCCCTAATTTGGAACAGTTGAAAGTTGATGCaaataaatatctattttttgAAGACTTGCTTTGCAaactaaaatatctttttgtGAAGTTGGTTGATGAGCCGACTATTTTATCACTTGATGACTTCCTCCAGAGATTTCACACCATGAAAGTCCTCCAAATAGAAGGATATGATTTTGGTGCTTGGTTGCCGAAAAAGAAGGTTGAAAATGGGATGGGGGTTATCGTGAGAGAAGGATATGATTGTTATCATCTGGAGCACATTTTGAAAGAGGAGTCCTCTGTTACGAACAACTTGGTTTTTCTACGTGTACATTGGTGTGACAATTTGGTCAATCTAGTGCCATCGTCGACATCCTTTCAGAATCTTACAAATCTGGTAGTATCATGTTGCGAAAGATTGAAAATCGTATTAACATCCTCAATTGCAAAGACTCTGGTGCGACTTACATATATGAAGATAGAATCATGCGATAGGATAACAGAAATAGTACTGGTGGATGATGTTGTAGCACAAGATGAGGTTATTACTTTCAGAGAATTGAAGGAGTTGACgcttttatacttaaaaagTCTGACAAGCTTCTGCTCTGGCAATTGTGCTTTCAATTTCCTATCTTTGGAAAGATTAATGTTGGATGATTGCCCCGATATGAAGATTTTCTCTGAAGGAAAATCAAGTACACCCAAATTACACAAAGTGCAGTGGCTGGGTGGAGCATGTTGGGATTGGAAGGACGACCTTAACACAACCATACAAAAG GCGAGTTTACCCGGGATGGTTGCTGGGGTTTGGTCAGATGACAGCGGCCTACAGCTGGAAGCAACTACTCAGTTCAGCAAACTGCTTTCGATTGCGAGGAGTCCACAAATTGATAAAGTCATACAATCTGGCGTTGTCCAGCGCTTTGTTGAGTTTCTTATGAGGGAAGACTATCCGCAACTTCAGTATGAGGCTGCTTGGGCTCTTTCAAACATTGCTTCTGGAAATTCAGAGAACATTAAGGTGGTGATTGACCACGGTGCCGTTCCAATATTTGTGAAGCTGCTTGCTTCCCCAAGTGATGATGTCCGCGAGCAGGCTGTTTGGGCATTGGGAAATGTTGCTGGTGACTCATCTGGATGCCGTGATCTTGTGCTTAGTGAAGGAGCTTTGATTCCATTGTTGGCAGAGTTAAATAATCATGCTAAGCTTTCAATGCTGAGAATTGCCGCAAGGACATTGTCTAATTTATGCAAGGGCAAGCCAGAACCACCATTTGATCAGGTAAGGCCAGCTCTTCCGGCGCTTGCACAGCTTATTCGTTCAAATAATGAAGAGGTCTTGACTGATGCCTGCTGGGCACTCTCCTGTCTTTCTGATGGTACGAATGACAATGTTCAAGCTGTGATCGAGGCAGGTGTCTGTCCACGACTTGTTGAGCTCCTTGGTCACTCATCATCCTCAGTGCTCACTCCTGCCCTGCGGACTATTGGAAATATTGTGACGGGGGATGATTTCCAGGCTCAGTATATAATTAACTGTGGTGCACTGCCATACCTTTTGGGCCTGTTGATCCATAATCATGGAAAACGCATTAAGAAGGATGCATGCAGGACTATTTCAAATATCGCATGTGGAAACAGGGAACAGATTCAGGCGGTAATTGATTCCGGCTTAATTGGTCCCACTGTCAATCTACTTCAAAATGCTGAATTTGATACAAAGAAGGACGCCGCTTGGGCAATTTCGAATGCCACCAAGTTTGGCACTCATGAGCAAATCAAGTACCTCGTGAAAGAGGGGTGTATAAAACCATTGTGTGATCTGCTTCTATGCGCTGATCCAATGATCGTCACTGTTTGCTTAGAAGGATTAGAGAACATTTTGAAGGTCGGGTTAGCTGAAATGAATACGGGTACCGCCGTTGGAGATTTTAATCAATATGCCCAGTTGGTTGAGGAGGCTGAGGGATTAGAAAAGATTGAAAATCTACGAAGTCATGATGACAACGGGATCTCTGAGAAGGCAGTAGAGATTCTCGAGACATACTGGTCTAGCCGTGTGATTGGAAGAGGACGATGA
- the LOC127902663 gene encoding importin subunit alpha-2-like isoform X3: protein MVAGVWSDDSGLQLEATTQFSKLLSIARSPQIDKVIQSGVVQRFVEFLMREDYPQLQYEAAWALSNIASGNSENIKVVIDHGAVPIFVKLLASPSDDVREQAVWALGNVAGDSSGCRDLVLSEGALIPLLAELNNHAKLSMLRIAARTLSNLCKGKPEPPFDQVRPALPALAQLIRSNNEEVLTDACWALSCLSDGTNDNVQAVIEAGVCPRLVELLGHSSSSVLTPALRTIGNIVTGDDFQAQYIINCGALPYLLGLLIHNHGKRIKKDACRTISNIACGNREQIQAVIDSGLIGPTVNLLQNAEFDTKKDAAWAISNATKFGTHEQIKYLVKEGCIKPLCDLLLCADPMIVTVCLEGLENILKVGLAEMNTGTAVGDFNQYAQLVEEAEGLEKIENLRSHDDNGISEKAVEILETYWSSRVIGRGR from the coding sequence ATGGTTGCTGGGGTTTGGTCAGATGACAGCGGCCTACAGCTGGAAGCAACTACTCAGTTCAGCAAACTGCTTTCGATTGCGAGGAGTCCACAAATTGATAAAGTCATACAATCTGGCGTTGTCCAGCGCTTTGTTGAGTTTCTTATGAGGGAAGACTATCCGCAACTTCAGTATGAGGCTGCTTGGGCTCTTTCAAACATTGCTTCTGGAAATTCAGAGAACATTAAGGTGGTGATTGACCACGGTGCCGTTCCAATATTTGTGAAGCTGCTTGCTTCCCCAAGTGATGATGTCCGCGAGCAGGCTGTTTGGGCATTGGGAAATGTTGCTGGTGACTCATCTGGATGCCGTGATCTTGTGCTTAGTGAAGGAGCTTTGATTCCATTGTTGGCAGAGTTAAATAATCATGCTAAGCTTTCAATGCTGAGAATTGCCGCAAGGACATTGTCTAATTTATGCAAGGGCAAGCCAGAACCACCATTTGATCAGGTAAGGCCAGCTCTTCCGGCGCTTGCACAGCTTATTCGTTCAAATAATGAAGAGGTCTTGACTGATGCCTGCTGGGCACTCTCCTGTCTTTCTGATGGTACGAATGACAATGTTCAAGCTGTGATCGAGGCAGGTGTCTGTCCACGACTTGTTGAGCTCCTTGGTCACTCATCATCCTCAGTGCTCACTCCTGCCCTGCGGACTATTGGAAATATTGTGACGGGGGATGATTTCCAGGCTCAGTATATAATTAACTGTGGTGCACTGCCATACCTTTTGGGCCTGTTGATCCATAATCATGGAAAACGCATTAAGAAGGATGCATGCAGGACTATTTCAAATATCGCATGTGGAAACAGGGAACAGATTCAGGCGGTAATTGATTCCGGCTTAATTGGTCCCACTGTCAATCTACTTCAAAATGCTGAATTTGATACAAAGAAGGACGCCGCTTGGGCAATTTCGAATGCCACCAAGTTTGGCACTCATGAGCAAATCAAGTACCTCGTGAAAGAGGGGTGTATAAAACCATTGTGTGATCTGCTTCTATGCGCTGATCCAATGATCGTCACTGTTTGCTTAGAAGGATTAGAGAACATTTTGAAGGTCGGGTTAGCTGAAATGAATACGGGTACCGCCGTTGGAGATTTTAATCAATATGCCCAGTTGGTTGAGGAGGCTGAGGGATTAGAAAAGATTGAAAATCTACGAAGTCATGATGACAACGGGATCTCTGAGAAGGCAGTAGAGATTCTCGAGACATACTGGTCTAGCCGTGTGATTGGAAGAGGACGATGA
- the LOC127902663 gene encoding importin subunit alpha-1a-like isoform X2, with translation MEECPVLEELIVVDNQEERKHNIVMFPQLQYLKMSDLKKFKSFCTGDLDILEFPSLKKLRISGCPEFMVFPNLEQLKVDANKYLFFEDLLCKLKYLFVKLVDEPTILSLDDFLQRFHTMKVLQIEGYDFGAWLPKKKVENGMGVIVREGYDCYHLEHILKEESSVTNNLVFLRVHWCDNLVNLVPSSTSFQNLTNLVVSCCERLKIVLTSSIAKTLVRLTYMKIESCDRITEIVLVDDVVAQDEVITFRELKELTLLYLKSLTSFCSGNCAFNFLSLERLMLDDCPDMKIFSEGKSSTPKLHKVQWLGGACWDWKDDLNTTIQKASLPGMVAGVWSDDSGLQLEATTQFSKLLSIARSPQIDKVIQSGVVQRFVEFLMREDYPQLQYEAAWALSNIASGNSENIKVVIDHGAVPIFVKLLASPSDDVREQAVWALGNVAGDSSGCRDLVLSEGALIPLLAELNNHAKLSMLRIAARTLSNLCKGKPEPPFDQVRPALPALAQLIRSNNEEVLTDACWALSCLSDGTNDNVQAVIEAGVCPRLVELLGHSSSSVLTPALRTIGNIVTGDDFQAQYIINCGALPYLLGLLIHNHGKRIKKDACRTISNIACGNREQIQAVIDSGLIGPTVNLLQNAEFDTKKDAAWAISNATKFGTHEQIKYLVKEGCIKPLCDLLLCADPMIVTVCLEGLENILKVGLAEMNTGTAVGDFNQYAQLVEEAEGLEKIENLRSHDDNGISEKAVEILETYWSSRVIGRGR, from the exons ATGGAAGAATGTCCTGTCTTGGAAGAGTTAATAGTCGTggacaaccaagaagaaaggAAGCATAATATTGTAATGTTTCCTCAGTTGCAATATCTGAAGATGTCTGATCTTAAAAAGTTCAAAAGCTTCTGCACTGGAGATCTTGATATTCTTGAATTTccatccttaaaaaaattacggATATCTGGATGTCCTGAATTCATG GTATTCCCTAATTTGGAACAGTTGAAAGTTGATGCaaataaatatctattttttgAAGACTTGCTTTGCAaactaaaatatctttttgtGAAGTTGGTTGATGAGCCGACTATTTTATCACTTGATGACTTCCTCCAGAGATTTCACACCATGAAAGTCCTCCAAATAGAAGGATATGATTTTGGTGCTTGGTTGCCGAAAAAGAAGGTTGAAAATGGGATGGGGGTTATCGTGAGAGAAGGATATGATTGTTATCATCTGGAGCACATTTTGAAAGAGGAGTCCTCTGTTACGAACAACTTGGTTTTTCTACGTGTACATTGGTGTGACAATTTGGTCAATCTAGTGCCATCGTCGACATCCTTTCAGAATCTTACAAATCTGGTAGTATCATGTTGCGAAAGATTGAAAATCGTATTAACATCCTCAATTGCAAAGACTCTGGTGCGACTTACATATATGAAGATAGAATCATGCGATAGGATAACAGAAATAGTACTGGTGGATGATGTTGTAGCACAAGATGAGGTTATTACTTTCAGAGAATTGAAGGAGTTGACgcttttatacttaaaaagTCTGACAAGCTTCTGCTCTGGCAATTGTGCTTTCAATTTCCTATCTTTGGAAAGATTAATGTTGGATGATTGCCCCGATATGAAGATTTTCTCTGAAGGAAAATCAAGTACACCCAAATTACACAAAGTGCAGTGGCTGGGTGGAGCATGTTGGGATTGGAAGGACGACCTTAACACAACCATACAAAAG GCGAGTTTACCCGGGATGGTTGCTGGGGTTTGGTCAGATGACAGCGGCCTACAGCTGGAAGCAACTACTCAGTTCAGCAAACTGCTTTCGATTGCGAGGAGTCCACAAATTGATAAAGTCATACAATCTGGCGTTGTCCAGCGCTTTGTTGAGTTTCTTATGAGGGAAGACTATCCGCAACTTCAGTATGAGGCTGCTTGGGCTCTTTCAAACATTGCTTCTGGAAATTCAGAGAACATTAAGGTGGTGATTGACCACGGTGCCGTTCCAATATTTGTGAAGCTGCTTGCTTCCCCAAGTGATGATGTCCGCGAGCAGGCTGTTTGGGCATTGGGAAATGTTGCTGGTGACTCATCTGGATGCCGTGATCTTGTGCTTAGTGAAGGAGCTTTGATTCCATTGTTGGCAGAGTTAAATAATCATGCTAAGCTTTCAATGCTGAGAATTGCCGCAAGGACATTGTCTAATTTATGCAAGGGCAAGCCAGAACCACCATTTGATCAGGTAAGGCCAGCTCTTCCGGCGCTTGCACAGCTTATTCGTTCAAATAATGAAGAGGTCTTGACTGATGCCTGCTGGGCACTCTCCTGTCTTTCTGATGGTACGAATGACAATGTTCAAGCTGTGATCGAGGCAGGTGTCTGTCCACGACTTGTTGAGCTCCTTGGTCACTCATCATCCTCAGTGCTCACTCCTGCCCTGCGGACTATTGGAAATATTGTGACGGGGGATGATTTCCAGGCTCAGTATATAATTAACTGTGGTGCACTGCCATACCTTTTGGGCCTGTTGATCCATAATCATGGAAAACGCATTAAGAAGGATGCATGCAGGACTATTTCAAATATCGCATGTGGAAACAGGGAACAGATTCAGGCGGTAATTGATTCCGGCTTAATTGGTCCCACTGTCAATCTACTTCAAAATGCTGAATTTGATACAAAGAAGGACGCCGCTTGGGCAATTTCGAATGCCACCAAGTTTGGCACTCATGAGCAAATCAAGTACCTCGTGAAAGAGGGGTGTATAAAACCATTGTGTGATCTGCTTCTATGCGCTGATCCAATGATCGTCACTGTTTGCTTAGAAGGATTAGAGAACATTTTGAAGGTCGGGTTAGCTGAAATGAATACGGGTACCGCCGTTGGAGATTTTAATCAATATGCCCAGTTGGTTGAGGAGGCTGAGGGATTAGAAAAGATTGAAAATCTACGAAGTCATGATGACAACGGGATCTCTGAGAAGGCAGTAGAGATTCTCGAGACATACTGGTCTAGCCGTGTGATTGGAAGAGGACGATGA